CTTCCGGAGCCGGCCCGGTCTCCCCGGGCCGGCTGCTGCCGCCCCCCTGCGCCTTCGGCGGCGGGGGCGGGGGTGGCGTGGGCGCGCCCTGGCTTGCGGCCGGCTTCGTCTGCGCCGGCCGCTCTTCCCGCAGCGGGGCATCCGCCCGCTGCGAATCGCGCGCCTCCGGCGGGGCCTTTCGGCCCCTTGCCGGAGCTGCGCTAGGTGCCGGGGCGGGGTTCCCGCCCCCGGCGCCCTGGCCCGCGCCGCTGCGTTCGCGCGCGGGCGGGGCCTGCGGCGGCGGCTTCGCGGAGCTGCCGCCGTAGAACTGGGCGGCGCGGGCTTTGCGCGCCGCCAGCCGCTCGAGGCCGGCGTCACGCCCGGCCTCGCCGGCAGGTACAGGCCGCCTGCGGAGCAGGGCGGCCACCCTAGCGCCGATGGCGCCCCATGGCAGAGCCAGGCGCCGCACGGCGATGTCGGCGACCCACAGCAGCAGGGCCGCCACCAGCAGCGGATAACTCCAATCATGGAGATTCATCCGCGAGGTCGCCTGCCGGTCGAACACTTCGGCCGGGTTATCCCAGGATAGTACGCGACCCCCGGTTATCTCGGCCAGCCGCTTCATCGCTTCCTCGCCGCTGCCGGAAGATAGCCGGTATTCCGGCGAATACGGCACAACAAAACCGGTGCCCGGCGCGGCTTGCAGCGCTTCTCCCCCGCTGGCATCCTCAAGGGACATGAGGAAGGCTCCCGGCTTGGATACGTTGACGAGTCCGGTATAACGGCCGGGCGCCTCCTGAATGAGCTCTACCGTCTGCTCGCCGGCTTCATCGTCCCCGATCACCGCATTCAGCTTCTCCGGCGGACTCTCGCCCTCTGCCATAACTTGGAGCTTTACTTGGTTGCCGGCCGTCTCGGTAGTCACTTCATAGGGCGACGACGTAAACTGCGGGAATGTCCACTTCACGATTTCAGTCAACGTGTTGGCAAAGCCGGACCACAATACCCATTCCTTGGACCACTTTCCGCTTAAATCGCTCGTCCATGCCACCGTTCGTCCGGATCCGTACTGCCAGCGTGACAGGATCGGGTCCGGCTCCGGGCTTGACAGAATCGTCTGGGCGGAAGACTTCGGCGTTGTCGCTACATAACCGTACAGCCCCGGAATGCCCTGCTGGAACAGACTCGCCCAATCGGCCGGGTTCTGAATGGCCGGGACAAAGGGTTTATCCACGATATAGGATTTGGCCAGCATGACGGCCTCCCGGCTGAATACCGCCGGCAGCGTCGTTTCATCCTCAACGAAGTAATACCGGCCTTTGGCCGCATCCGCCAAGGATTGAAGCAGGTTGGTATCGGCATCCATCCCGACCGCCACCGAAGACATCGTAATTTTGTTCTCCACCATCGTATCGGTCAGATCCTGATAACCGGAATTCATGGCGGACTGCCCGTCGGTCATCAGAATGATATGTCTGCGCTGGGTTTTAATCTTCAGCATTTCCTCAAGCGCCGAGGAAACGGCAGGATAGATGTTGGTCCCGCCTGCGCTCGGAATCGACTGGATGCTGCTGAGCACCTCTTCCTTGTCCCCGAGCTTCTGCGGCGGAACGACCCACCACGGCTGATCGTCAAAGGCGACAACGCCGACCGTATCCTTGGCTCTCAGCAGCTCCACCGTTCGCATCGCCGATTCCTTGGCCAATTCGATTTTGTTGCCGTCCATGCTCCCCGATCGGTCGATGACGAGTATGAGGCCCAGGGATGGAATCTCCCGCTTGCCTTCCAGCTCCATGGAGACCGGCAGCGCCTTTTCGATCGGGGTTTTAAAATATCCGCCCATTCCGAAGCTGTCCTCGCCGCCCGCCATCATAAACCCGATGCCAAAGCTTCGGACCGCCTGCTCGATCAGCTCCATCTGCTTGCCGCCGACGTCACTGCCCGAAACGTTATTAAAGATGATGCTGTCGTATACGGCATACTTGGCCGCTTCCAGCGGGAGCAGTTCCGGCGGAATCACCTCGGTGCCGATCATGCCGGACTCGAGGGCTGCCGTGATATTCCCCGACGTTCCCGGGGTTCCTTCCACGATCAGTACGTTCGGCGGACCTTCCACCCGGGTGAAATCGAACGCTGCATTATTGGCGGACGCTTCATCCCCGTCCATGAAGATTTCGGCACGGTAACGGTGAAGTCCCGGACTCTTGGCCAGGCCTTTCACGGCATACCGGTTCTCGCCCGGGGTGACGTCCACGCGTTCCCGGCCGATCTCACGGTTGTCCTCGTAAATGCGCAGCTCACCGGAGGTCTTAAACGTGCTGCGGATCATAACCTCCACATAGAAAGACTCCGCTTGATACAGCTTATCCGGTACCTTCAGTTCCTCCACCGCAACGTCACGGATGGCCTGCTTGGGCGTCGGAAGCACATCAACCGCAATGCCCCGGTCCTTCAGCAGCCTCCCGGCCGCTGCCATGCTGCCTACATTCTCTTCCCCGTCCGAGATCAACACAATTCTGGAATCGCTGTTGCCCTCGAACAGGCTCCCCGCGAGCTGAAGACCGGACTCCAGCCCCGTAAACTGCTGCTCCAGCAGTGCATTAAGAGAGGCTCCTGCATTCTCTGCAGAGGTTAACCGCCGTTCTACTGCGCCCTCAAGCCCCGTAGAAACAACAGCCGTGCCATCCTTCTCGCCTTTTGCCGAGAGAGAATCGTTAATCCAGCTCGCGATCCGGGCTGAATCCCCCATACTGTCGGAACGGTCAGCCAGATATACAACCTGTTTATCTCTTAGGACGGTAAAGCCATGCAAACCCGAAATCATAAGAATCAATAATAGAATGACGCAGGTTCTAAAGAATAAAGCCAGTTTCTTCCGAAAGCCGTTTAATCGAAAATCCGATTTGTATGCATAGTAAAGAAATAATCCTGCCGGAATCAACAGCAGCAACAACCATGGTTGGCTAAATTGAACGCCCACGCTGGTACACCCCCCATTCTGCTGCGATCACAGCCAGTGCAAAGACAGCAAGCCATGGCATTAACGAGCCGGCGCGGTTTGCGGTTTCGTTGCTGCCGGATGTCCCGGCATGCTCTCCCGCTTCAGACTCATCCAAGTTCGGAGCCGCTTGACTTACGACCGGCCCCTGATCGTTGCTCCAATTCGCCTCGTATGGATCCGCCGTCACGGCCAGCCAGAACCTAAGATTCTCACCCGCTTCATTTTGCTGTTCAAAAGCGTACAGCCCCGGATATTCCGGCACAAGCTGTACCGGCGATATTCCTTGCTCATTCCGGAGCGCTTCCGCAGCAGGGATGCCGCCAGTAAGAGCAAGACCGCTCGTAGGTACCCATTTTGCCGCTACCGTATCCGCCGCAATCGGTATATCCGCTTGCGCGCCAGCCATATAGCGGCCAAGGCCGCTTCCCTTGCCCGAGGTCATCCACTCCAGTGCATTGCTGACCATGACCGGGAATTCCGGCGATAACGGAAGATCGCTATCTTGAAGCAGGAAATGAAACGACAAGCGCGGTCGCCCGTTTTCGCTTCCCGCATAGACGATCGGTTGATCCCCCAGCTTTATAACGGGCTCTCCCCAGGCAGGGGCCTGTTCCACCAGCGTGCCAAAATAGACGCCCGACAAGGTTACATAGGCGGTCACCGGATGCTTGGAAAGCACGGCGCGCCCCCCTTGGTTGCCGACTTTGGCACCTTCTCCGCCGATCGTCCATAGCGGCGTTTTAGCGGCCAATTCCGCCCACTTCCCTTGCTTGAACCCTTCCGGCACGTCCCCGTCGATGACGAGCAGATCAAATTCGCCTTCAGGCACGGGCGGTACATCCGCAGCTGTGCTGCCCTTACCCGCCTCCTTATCCGCACTGCCATTGTCCTCGGCGGTCTTGTCTTTGGACTCGTCCAAAGCAACCCGGGTGACTTCGGCTCCGCTTAGCTGCAAGGCCTTCTCCAGAAACAAATTGCCCGAAGTCAGCAGAAGCACGCGCGAAGATCCATGACCCAAACCGAATGCAAAGGATTGATTGTCTGCGGCATATCCGTCATCCTGCGACAACTCAAGCCGGTACACTTCCGCAAACGGCAGATCGGAAAAGGATTCGGTTGATTTTTTACCAGGCTCCAGTTCAAGCATCTTGCTGGTCAATAGCTGTTCATCCCCGTAAAGATTCACTTCAGCCGACATCGATTCCTTGGCATTCGTGCTGAGGACAGCGACCGCCCCATAGGATGAACCTGTTTCACCCTTGGGTGAAATGCCGAATTGGTCAATGGACACGTTAAGAGGGAGCTCCCCCTGCACCTTCTCTACGGATACCGGAACCTGAAACGTTATGGGAGCCGTATCCTGTTTCCAGTAGCTGTCCGTAAAAATAACGACCTCTGCATCACGCTCTTCCCGTGTCAGAGCGGAAGCGAGCGATAAGGTTTCCCTGTAGGATGCCTGGCCGTAATAGGGCCGCAGCCCATCCACAGCCTTATCAATGACGGTGCGGTCGCTTTCATGGGAGACCAGCGTCATGGGACTTGCTCCCACGGACAGGAGGGTGATTTCGCTCCGTCTCCCTTGGTTCTTCACGTATTCCTTTATTCGTTCCTGCATCCATTGCAGCCTGGTTGCGGCTTCGCCTTCAGCCGATGGCTGAATCTGCGCGCTCATGCTGCCCGAGGTATCGGCAACGATGACCACGTGGGCGCTGCCTCCGCCAGACACCTGCAGAAAAGGCTGCATCAGTGCGAAGACCATCAGCGCAGCAGCAAGCAACTGGAGCCACAGCAGAAGCCGGTTCTGCAGCTTCTGCCACGGCCTGTTGGCCTCCAGGTTCCGAAGCACCCGCTCCCACAGCAAATGGCTGGGAACGGTTGTATCGACATATTTTCGTTTGAACATATACATAAGCACGATGGCCGGCAGCGTTAAACCGAACCATAGACTCAGCCAAGATTGAATCCCCAACGTGTCCCCTCCTTACTCCCGTGGCCCCTGACTAACACGACTTGGACGTTTTCTCAAAGCATCGGATGAAGGCCTGTCATCTGTTCCTGTTTTATTGAGTTCTCTTCTTGTTTCTTCTATATAGATCACAAACAGGTGCTCGTGAAGCCTGCATTTCATAGATGTATATTCTCCGGTGTTCCCCTGTCTAACAGCTTCCCAATACGTATGAAGCTCCTGCAGATGCTTGGACACGGGGCCCTGCAAGGGATCCCGCTCTATCCAGTAACCAGGCCAGCTCCCGCAAGCACCCCGAACATCGCATCCGTAAGCGGCATGTCCGCCGGAATGAGCACGTAAGACATCCCCCGCTCCGCGCACACGCGGGACAGCATCGTCCGGTACCGCTCCAGCTCCTCTTTGTAAGCATCGAGCACTTTACCCGTCAACGCCACTTCCTTGCCGCTCATCGTTTCACTGTCAACCAATCGCAAATCGCCGGTCAATTTAGGCTCCAGTTCTTCCCTCGACAACACATGTACCAGCACTACTTCCTGCCCGGTGCCGGATAAAAGGGAAAGCGCCCTGAACAACTCCTCCTCGCCGCCCTCGAGCCAAAAATCCGAGAACACCCAGGTCATCCCCGGCTGCCGGGGGAGTGCGCCAGGAACCGCAAGCGCTGCGCCCAAACTGCCTTCGCCTCCCGTTTCTGCCCCTTGCAGGAACGAAAACAGGCGATGGGCCGAGCCCTTTCCTCTCATGATCGGAAGGCGGGCGTTAATCGAACGGCTGTAACAGGCGATCTGCAGCCTGTCGTAAGAGGACAATGCCATGTAGCCGATGCTTGCGGCGAGTTGACGTGCGAGCAGCCATTTCGGACTTTCCTTCGTTCCTGCCGGATCTGCAGCAGATGGTTCGGATGACGATGACATGACAGCCCCCATCGATGCCGAGCAATCCACGAATAGACTGACCGTCAGCTCCTGCTCGTCCATGAATTGACGCACGAATGCTTTTCCCGTACGAGAATAGACGCCCCAGTCAAACCTGCGGACATCATCGCCGGGTGCATACACTCGATAATCGGCAAACTCGAGGGACGATCCGAGCCGGCGGGATCGCCTCTTTCCCTGCAGCGTCCCGGCAACCCGCCGCTTGGCATCCAGGCTCAGCCGCTCCAGACGCGGAAGCCATTCCGGAGGAAGCAGGTGCCCGCCCCCGCTCACGCGGATGCCTCCAGCGCTTGCAGAACCTCCTGAATGACATGGTCTGTCGTAATGCCGAGCGCCTGCCCCTCGAAATTCAGGAACAAACGGTGGCGCAGCGCAGATAAAGCCACGACGCGAATATCCCCTGTCGATACATGCATCCGCCCGCTGCACAATGCACGGACCTTGCTCACTGATATGATAGATTGAATGCCCCGCGGTCCGGAACCGAACTGGACGTATTTTCGCACCGCCTCCGGGGCCGCTGCCTCTTCGGGATGCGTCATCATGAGCAGACGAACCGCATAGTCCAAAATTTCCTCGGCAACCAGCACTTCCCGGGCTCCGCGCTGGATTTCCAGCAGCTCGTCGCCGGTCATTTGCCGCTCCACCTGGAATTTGTGGGAGGACGTCGTCCGCTTCACGATTTCCTTCAGTTCATCCGCGCTTGGATACGACACTTCAATCTTCAGCAGAAAGCGGTCAAGCTGCGCCTCCGGCAATGGATACGTTCCCTCGTTTTCCAGCGGGTTTTGCGTCGCCAGAACAAAGAAAGGTTTGGGCAGCTGATGGGTTACCCCACCCACCGTGACGGTCTTCTCCTGCATGGCCTCCAGCAAGGCGCTCTGGGTTTTGGGCGTGGCCCGGTTAATTTCGTCGGCCAGCACGATGCTGCTGAACAGCGGACCCTTTTGAAAGGTCATCCCGGTGTCCCCATGCTGCCCGAACGATAGGATATTGGTGCCCGTTATATCGCTCGGCATCAAATCCGGCGTGAACTGTATACGGGAAAAGGATAGCTCCAACGCTTCCGACACCGTGCGGACGAGCATCGTTTTACCGAGACCCGGAATCCCCTCCAGGAGGGCGTGCCCTCCTGCAAAGATACACCAGAGCATTTGCTCCACAACATCCTGCTGCCCGACAATCACCTTGCCGATATGTTCCCGCAGGCCTGATATTTTCTCCATCCATTCCTGTGGTCTCACTGCTATATCCGACATGGACGAAACCTCCATCTTCTTGGTAAAGTTCAAGTACTCATTCTAGCTTCCGCTTCCGTAATCGATTCTTCCATCCCCTACGGATTCGGATTGATCTGTATGAAATATTCCTCGACCAACCCTTGCATCTGGTCAGGCAGCGGATTGCGATCTAACGTTTTGCGCGCTTCGGTCTCATAAACGCGATACACTTCCTCATAAGGCCTGGACATACCCGGAACGGTCGGCG
This Paenibacillus sp. JZ16 DNA region includes the following protein-coding sequences:
- a CDS encoding vWA domain-containing protein, with product MGIQSWLSLWFGLTLPAIVLMYMFKRKYVDTTVPSHLLWERVLRNLEANRPWQKLQNRLLLWLQLLAAALMVFALMQPFLQVSGGGSAHVVIVADTSGSMSAQIQPSAEGEAATRLQWMQERIKEYVKNQGRRSEITLLSVGASPMTLVSHESDRTVIDKAVDGLRPYYGQASYRETLSLASALTREERDAEVVIFTDSYWKQDTAPITFQVPVSVEKVQGELPLNVSIDQFGISPKGETGSSYGAVAVLSTNAKESMSAEVNLYGDEQLLTSKMLELEPGKKSTESFSDLPFAEVYRLELSQDDGYAADNQSFAFGLGHGSSRVLLLTSGNLFLEKALQLSGAEVTRVALDESKDKTAEDNGSADKEAGKGSTAADVPPVPEGEFDLLVIDGDVPEGFKQGKWAELAAKTPLWTIGGEGAKVGNQGGRAVLSKHPVTAYVTLSGVYFGTLVEQAPAWGEPVIKLGDQPIVYAGSENGRPRLSFHFLLQDSDLPLSPEFPVMVSNALEWMTSGKGSGLGRYMAGAQADIPIAADTVAAKWVPTSGLALTGGIPAAEALRNEQGISPVQLVPEYPGLYAFEQQNEAGENLRFWLAVTADPYEANWSNDQGPVVSQAAPNLDESEAGEHAGTSGSNETANRAGSLMPWLAVFALAVIAAEWGVYQRGRSI
- a CDS encoding VWA domain-containing protein; this translates as MGVQFSQPWLLLLLIPAGLFLYYAYKSDFRLNGFRKKLALFFRTCVILLLILMISGLHGFTVLRDKQVVYLADRSDSMGDSARIASWINDSLSAKGEKDGTAVVSTGLEGAVERRLTSAENAGASLNALLEQQFTGLESGLQLAGSLFEGNSDSRIVLISDGEENVGSMAAAGRLLKDRGIAVDVLPTPKQAIRDVAVEELKVPDKLYQAESFYVEVMIRSTFKTSGELRIYEDNREIGRERVDVTPGENRYAVKGLAKSPGLHRYRAEIFMDGDEASANNAAFDFTRVEGPPNVLIVEGTPGTSGNITAALESGMIGTEVIPPELLPLEAAKYAVYDSIIFNNVSGSDVGGKQMELIEQAVRSFGIGFMMAGGEDSFGMGGYFKTPIEKALPVSMELEGKREIPSLGLILVIDRSGSMDGNKIELAKESAMRTVELLRAKDTVGVVAFDDQPWWVVPPQKLGDKEEVLSSIQSIPSAGGTNIYPAVSSALEEMLKIKTQRRHIILMTDGQSAMNSGYQDLTDTMVENKITMSSVAVGMDADTNLLQSLADAAKGRYYFVEDETTLPAVFSREAVMLAKSYIVDKPFVPAIQNPADWASLFQQGIPGLYGYVATTPKSSAQTILSSPEPDPILSRWQYGSGRTVAWTSDLSGKWSKEWVLWSGFANTLTEIVKWTFPQFTSSPYEVTTETAGNQVKLQVMAEGESPPEKLNAVIGDDEAGEQTVELIQEAPGRYTGLVNVSKPGAFLMSLEDASGGEALQAAPGTGFVVPYSPEYRLSSGSGEEAMKRLAEITGGRVLSWDNPAEVFDRQATSRMNLHDWSYPLLVAALLLWVADIAVRRLALPWGAIGARVAALLRRRPVPAGEAGRDAGLERLAARKARAAQFYGGSSAKPPPQAPPARERSGAGQGAGGGNPAPAPSAAPARGRKAPPEARDSQRADAPLREERPAQTKPAASQGAPTPPPPPPPKAQGGGSSRPGETGPAPEGGSSMDRLLKAKKRGTR
- a CDS encoding DUF58 domain-containing protein produces the protein MSGGGHLLPPEWLPRLERLSLDAKRRVAGTLQGKRRSRRLGSSLEFADYRVYAPGDDVRRFDWGVYSRTGKAFVRQFMDEQELTVSLFVDCSASMGAVMSSSSEPSAADPAGTKESPKWLLARQLAASIGYMALSSYDRLQIACYSRSINARLPIMRGKGSAHRLFSFLQGAETGGEGSLGAALAVPGALPRQPGMTWVFSDFWLEGGEEELFRALSLLSGTGQEVVLVHVLSREELEPKLTGDLRLVDSETMSGKEVALTGKVLDAYKEELERYRTMLSRVCAERGMSYVLIPADMPLTDAMFGVLAGAGLVTG
- a CDS encoding AAA family ATPase; this translates as MSDIAVRPQEWMEKISGLREHIGKVIVGQQDVVEQMLWCIFAGGHALLEGIPGLGKTMLVRTVSEALELSFSRIQFTPDLMPSDITGTNILSFGQHGDTGMTFQKGPLFSSIVLADEINRATPKTQSALLEAMQEKTVTVGGVTHQLPKPFFVLATQNPLENEGTYPLPEAQLDRFLLKIEVSYPSADELKEIVKRTTSSHKFQVERQMTGDELLEIQRGAREVLVAEEILDYAVRLLMMTHPEEAAAPEAVRKYVQFGSGPRGIQSIISVSKVRALCSGRMHVSTGDIRVVALSALRHRLFLNFEGQALGITTDHVIQEVLQALEASA